A genome region from Hippopotamus amphibius kiboko isolate mHipAmp2 chromosome 1, mHipAmp2.hap2, whole genome shotgun sequence includes the following:
- the C1H1orf52 gene encoding UPF0690 protein C1orf52 homolog → MAAEEKDPLSYFAAYGSSSSGSSDEEDNSEPEETSRKAPDPAKSAGGCGNKAEKRLPGPDELFRSVTRPAFLYNPLNKQIDWERHVVKAPEEPPKEFKIWKSNYVPPPETYSAEKKPPPPELDMAIKWSNIYEDNGDDAPQNAKRARLLPEGEETVESDDEKDEHTSKKRKIEPGEPTKKKK, encoded by the exons ATGGCAGCGGAGGAGAAAGATCCACTGAGCTACTTCGCGGCTTACGGGAGCAGCAGCTCAGGCTCCTCAGACGAGGAGGATAACAGCGAGCCGGAGGAGACGAGTCGTAAGGCCCCGGATCCAGCGAAGTCGGCAGGCGGCTGCGGGAACAAGGCGGAGAAGCGGCTGCCTGGACCAGACGAGCTGTTCCGGAGCGTGACTCGCCCGGCCTTTCTCTACAATCCGCTCAACAAACAGATAGACTGGGAGAGGCACGTCGTCAAGGCGCCAGAGGAG CCTCCAAAGGAATTCAAAATATGGAAGTCAAACTATGTACCACCTCCGGAGACCTACTCTGCTGAGAAGAAACCTCCCCCTCCAGAGCTGGATATGGCAATAAAATGGTCTAACATATATGAGGACAATGGTGACGATGCCCCACAGAATGCTAAGAGAGCTAGGCTTCTACCAGAAGGGGAGGAGACGGTGGAATCAG ATGATGAAAAAGACGAACATACTTCTAAAAAGCGCAAAATAGAACCAGGAGAaccaacaaagaagaaaaaatag